The following are encoded together in the Elusimicrobiaceae bacterium genome:
- a CDS encoding histidine kinase dimerization/phospho-acceptor domain-containing protein → MITRKKIPNFTMFTVPNQSLRYRKEFHNGISHALRSPLVGAMGYVEYLFKGYAGELEPEQMSQLALARESIMRLTGTIDAILDAIAFDLRIVKPGAGKCVAQEQIGLIGKELRDVFRQKKVRLEINMPKAPLVCRMEGHWLQSMIYEMAAAALRLASKNSAAELSVKKPKNRCRSELNAEITPETATPAYEIATLFAPFRLANERDTS, encoded by the coding sequence ATGATAACCCGGAAAAAAATACCCAATTTCACGATGTTCACGGTTCCCAACCAGTCCTTGCGCTACCGGAAGGAATTCCATAACGGCATATCGCATGCGCTGCGGAGCCCGCTGGTCGGAGCGATGGGTTATGTCGAATACCTGTTCAAAGGCTACGCCGGCGAGCTGGAACCGGAGCAGATGAGCCAGCTCGCGCTCGCGCGGGAGTCAATCATGCGGCTCACCGGCACGATTGACGCCATTCTGGACGCGATCGCCTTTGATCTGCGGATTGTGAAACCGGGCGCCGGAAAATGCGTCGCTCAGGAACAGATAGGGCTGATAGGCAAGGAACTGCGCGACGTTTTCCGGCAGAAAAAGGTGCGGCTGGAAATAAACATGCCCAAAGCCCCGCTTGTCTGCCGGATGGAAGGCCACTGGCTCCAGAGCATGATTTATGAAATGGCCGCAGCGGCTCTGCGGCTGGCCTCCAAAAACAGCGCGGCGGAATTAAGCGTGAAAAAACCTAAAAACAGATGCCGGAGCGAACTGAATGCCGAAATCACGCCGGAAACGGCCACGCCGGCCTACGAGATCGCGACCCTGTTCGCCCCCTTCAGGCTCGCGAACGAACGCGACACCAGCC
- a CDS encoding response regulator transcription factor has translation MKKHTVLVVEDEATISRLIDQILTKEGYNVKKASSLKMAQPGLAKPVPDLIIMDRRLPDGDGLELCRQIKNNPRLARIPVMFLTSKGSTADKVTGLKMGGDDYLTKPFQVDELLARVEVLLRRTAVPAQQSAALAFADIEMDVENHTCTAAGAEVKLWPKEFELLRIFLSRPGKVISKEFLSQQIWGHDFISTSRAVEMSVHRLKNKLGAKGGLLLTIKGYGFKLADK, from the coding sequence ATGAAGAAACACACCGTTCTGGTGGTGGAGGACGAAGCCACCATTTCGCGCCTGATAGACCAGATCCTGACAAAAGAAGGCTATAACGTAAAAAAAGCCAGTTCGCTCAAAATGGCTCAGCCGGGGCTGGCCAAACCCGTGCCGGACCTCATAATAATGGACCGCCGCCTGCCCGACGGCGACGGGCTGGAGTTATGCCGCCAGATAAAGAACAATCCCAGGCTGGCCCGCATTCCGGTTATGTTCCTGACTTCCAAAGGCAGCACGGCCGACAAGGTGACCGGCCTGAAAATGGGCGGCGACGATTATCTCACAAAACCGTTCCAGGTGGACGAGCTGCTGGCGCGGGTGGAAGTATTGCTGCGCCGCACGGCCGTGCCGGCCCAGCAGAGCGCCGCGCTGGCTTTCGCAGACATCGAAATGGATGTGGAAAACCACACCTGCACCGCCGCAGGCGCAGAAGTCAAACTGTGGCCGAAAGAATTTGAACTGCTGCGGATTTTCTTGTCGCGGCCGGGCAAGGTGATCAGCAAGGAGTTCCTGTCGCAGCAGATCTGGGGGCACGATTTCATTTCCACCTCGCGGGCGGTGGAGATGTCAGTGCACCGCCTGAAAAACAAGCTCGGCGCGAAAGGCGGCCTGCTTCTGACAATAAAAGGGTACGGCTTCAAGCTGGCGGACAAATGA